Below is a window of Halogeometricum rufum DNA.
GTTCTGGACGACGCGGCTGTACCGCCTGTAGTCGGGCGGGCCCGCTATCCGACCGGCTCTCGCCAGTTCACCACGGCGTTGCCGACGGCGAACGCGTCGTCTCCCGACCTGTCTCGGAGAATCTGTAGCGAGTTCGTCCCCGTCTGGAGGCTCGCCTCCCCGAGCGAGTCCATCCAGTACTGCCACCCGTCGCCAGGTGGGATGTCGAACCCGGTCAGCGGGTCGCCGTTGAGGACGATTTCGTGCCCGAAATCGCCGACTTCGTACACTTGGAGTTCGACGTAGACGTCCCGGACGTCCGCGACGGGAACGGTGAACTCGTGTCTGGTGGTGCGCTCCCCCACGAATTCGGCCCAGTCGACGCTCAGACTGTCCTCGGTAGGGCCGAGGTGCTCCATAATCGGGAGGAGCGCGTAGTTGGCTCGGTGCGCCATATCTACTCGGACTGACGGGGAGTCGACACAAAGCCTTTCGGAGCGCGGCATCGGCGGGCGCGGTCCCCTCGGCCGGGGCGGTCGCCGTCCCGACGGAACGATGGATCTCCGTGGGTCGAACCACCCGAAATTAAGCGTCCGGTCGTCGTCGTCCCACGCACGATGACTGCCGCGCAGGCCGACGGCGGCGACCCGAGACGGGTCGTCGTCCTGGCGCACGAGAAGTTTCCCGACGCAGCGAAGACGGCGACTGGCGTCCTCAAGTACGCGGACTACGACGTCGTCGCCGTCCTCGACCGAGACAAGCCCGG
It encodes the following:
- a CDS encoding DUF7383 domain-containing protein → MAHRANYALLPIMEHLGPTEDSLSVDWAEFVGERTTRHEFTVPVADVRDVYVELQVYEVGDFGHEIVLNGDPLTGFDIPPGDGWQYWMDSLGEASLQTGTNSLQILRDRSGDDAFAVGNAVVNWREPVG